A genomic segment from Alteribacillus bidgolensis encodes:
- a CDS encoding helix-turn-helix domain-containing protein, which translates to MDIGSAVRSIRKKKKITIAEMSEGTGLSKGFISNMENNNTSPSINTLQTVAHFLKVPLPYLLLEKKQKIRVLREHERQHTIHNNENVKVEHLTHKGGLRMQRIDMPPGASTGEEPHAHEGEECHIVLQGKILAEQGEDSVILEEGDSFSWNASVPHHVKNIGDESAILLIAIYSEEIDM; encoded by the coding sequence TTGGATATCGGCTCTGCCGTTCGGTCCATCCGTAAAAAGAAAAAAATCACCATTGCTGAAATGAGTGAAGGAACAGGTCTTTCTAAAGGGTTCATCAGTAATATGGAAAACAATAATACATCTCCTTCGATTAATACGCTGCAGACGGTTGCTCATTTTCTGAAGGTACCGCTTCCTTATCTTCTATTAGAAAAAAAACAGAAAATACGAGTGCTTCGTGAACATGAGCGCCAGCATACGATTCATAACAATGAAAATGTGAAAGTGGAGCATTTGACGCACAAAGGAGGCTTGCGGATGCAGCGCATCGATATGCCGCCCGGCGCCTCCACAGGCGAAGAACCTCATGCTCATGAAGGGGAAGAATGTCATATCGTTCTACAAGGAAAAATTCTCGCCGAACAAGGGGAGGATTCGGTCATTTTAGAAGAAGGAGATTCCTTTAGCTGGAATGCGAGTGTCCCCCACCACGTCAAAAACATTGGTGACGAATCAGCTATCCTCCTTATTGCTA